The sequence below is a genomic window from Lampris incognitus isolate fLamInc1 chromosome 18, fLamInc1.hap2, whole genome shotgun sequence.
GTTTTCTATAATACCCCCTTCAATGTACAGACCGCACAACCGGACTATGTACATGTGATTGTTAGAAGGTGTAATAACACAGCGGGGGCCGTGGGACATCAGATGGGTTCTCTACAAACACAACACGGTAATAATGGAGATACGGTCCACGCTGTATGTTTAACTCTGAGCCTTCACAGATCTCGGTGATACCGCCTGTTAGTTACTATGTGGTGGTGCAGAGTGGCAGTAAAACTGTCGTAGTTGGGCGTgtccggctagcgtagcggtctattccgttgaacacggggatcgccggttcgaatccccgtgctacctccggcttggctgggttgtccctacagacacaattggccgtgtctgcggggtggaaagccggttgtgggtatgtgtcctggtcgctgcactagcgcctcctctggtcagtcggggtgcctgttcgggggagagggggaatagcgtgatcctcccacgtgccacgtccccctggtgaaactcctcactgtcaggtgaaaagaagcggatggcgactccacatgtatcaaaggaggaggcatgcggtagtctgcagccctccccgaatcagcagagggggcggagcagcgaccgggacggctcagaagagtggggtaattgaccggatacaattggggagaaaaaagggggggggggaacctgtCATAGTTAACTAGAGACCAGAACCTCAGGACAGACGAGACAGTACAGGACAAAACATCCTGCGAAAAGAACCTTTACTCACCCACTCTTCCCCTCtttatcctcctcttcctcttttcagagacgtaaaaaaaaaaaaagttgacttgTTGGCCAACTCGAGCAGACAACCTTTTCTGCACAGTTCCCTCGGGAAGCGTCGCTGTCATCGTACAGGAGGGCGTGACCTTTGGACTGCACGGGGAAGTGGGAAGTTTCATCTTCCGTGCTCACCGCTTTCGATTCGGTTAGCGTGAAGGGACGTGGGATGCAGATTTCTCAACTCGCCAGTTTGTTTCAAGGAGGCATCTCTTTTATAGCCACACAGccaatgaagagagagacagaccacaAAGCGACTGAATATATGTTCACTTGGCGTCAGCTCAGCACGCGGCCGTTCGGTGCGGCGGGACGAGGACCCCTGTAGCTCACTGCTGCCTCATAACACGTTCCTCTATGACGACAGCATCCTCATAACAAGAAAAGGTTTTAAAGTTCATTACCGTTCCCAGTGGATTCACAGTGTTGACCCGGCGTCACCGAACTAAACACAGCAAACAAGGGTTTAACAAGAGTTGGACGTGGTTCTGGGGTGGAATTACAGCTTCAAGACCCCATTATGTCGCGCATTTCCAAGTCGAAAGTCAGACATCCCAGTCTGACTGTGACTGTTTGCCACTTTGTCTTTCAAGTTTTAAATTGATATTTCTCCTCTCTCAACCTTCAGCAATGGAACATGCAACATCTCTACCTCCAACATGACACTCACTGGTGATAAGACTACCGTGACACGTAAGTCCAAGTATCTGATACGCTGGTGTAGATCAGGTCAGAGACTGCAGCATGCAGGTGTGCTTATTTCTCCAAGATGGAGAattgtgttttttttgcttttgcccccccccccttctcccctagTTGTACTAGGCCAGTTACTCTAttatccgagccgtcccggtcgctgctccgccccctctgccgatccggggagggctgcagcctaccgcatgcctcctctgacacatgtggagtcaccggccgcttcttttcacctgacagtgaggagtttcaccaggggcacgtagcgcgtggagggatcacgctattccccccggttccccctcccctctaaaCTGGcgtcccggccgaccagaggaggcgctagtgcagcgaccagaacacatactcacatccggcctcccacccgcagacatggccaattgtgcctgtagggaggcctgatcaagctggaggtaacacagggatttgaaccagcgatccctatgttggtaggcaacagaatagactgcccaAGAATTGTGTTTTTATGGTGCTCTTTTCCCATCGAAAATGCTAATAAACAAGAGGGGGGAAAAGGCATACTTTGTAATTCTCCAGCTTTGCCATCAAACTTGagttaaagatccagtccaatgaaaACCCCTGTTTTCCAGTCTCAGAGggtttgttcatgtgaagctacaCAAAATATCAGAAGTGCTGTTGTAGTGAAAATGTGACTAAAGCCTCCTGAGAAACTCTCCTCCTGGGTGTCAACACAATTAAACTGTTTCAGAAGACCAAGCAGCTCCTGGTAATAAATGGCATCATctaatactctgatttgattggacagtcaatgAATTGTTTGTCACTTGGTCTGTTTttgaatagttgcctagcaacgcCACgctagttagcgagctagctagctatccgtaAAGAGTCGCATGAAGTCGACCTGCTGAGAACTGTCTTGAGTTCAGAAAGGGGGCGCTAACAGTTACGGCAAATCAAATGACACTTCTGAAGGTGACCCCTAGCATTAATGCTACACAGTAAGACCTGTCTGACTGGATTAAAATCCCTGGACCGGATCTTTAGATATGAGTCCCTGTATCGCCACTGTAACGAGCAGCCTTTACAACTAGCTGCTTGCCTCTCTCCCCAGATGCGGAAGGTGTGTCTGACGTAAAGATTTTGCCCTCCTGCTCCCGCTGTGTGACCTTCTCCTTCGTCAGCACCGTCCCAAATGCGGCGGTTCCCATCCACTCTCTCTATGTGCTAGGTAAGCTGCCCAGCCGTGGACCTGctgggaattgtgtgtgtgtgtgtgtgtgtgtgggcaagtGAAGTGTAAAAGTGAATAAATATTAAAGGATTGTAATAagagagtccgcggtggtgtagcggcctaagcatcggctttgtgtcgatgcagttgcccaccggggacgggggttcgcgccccggtctcgtcagatccgactatggccggacacgatgaagcagcagtagttggcagcgctgtcttcgggaggggggcggagtcggcttgtgttcgtcacgtgaatgcgtctctgggtgtggggaaaaagcagtggttgggcctggagtcgccttgtcacggaggtggggaggcgtctccttccagactgccggccggagagacgcagttggcgaaggcatgcagtacgagggtgggtgtttgaattgaaatagggatcgattggcccctaaagtgggagaaaaagtgggaaaaatcagaaataaatgtgaatAAAAAGGATTGTAACAAGAGAATAACATGGTGTCTGTGTGATATCTCCAGGCAGGTCTGCGGTTCTGGAGGAATCCGAGCTGGTAGATTTCCGGAAGCAGGCGGAATGTCTCCACTTCTCTCAGCCGCCGAACTTCCACTACGACGCCAAACAAGGTTCCCATTCCCTGACTGCGTGACCATgttgagagactgactgactgatccgtttgacacgattgggccgcggGGGGTCACgcgaccaacgacgtcactgaagttgcacgattggtcggccgagaGCCGTGACGGGGAAGACGCACGGTCAAAACGCCCCGAATGACGATCACTCTGGCGAAACTCTCGCTGGCGCGTTCACGAAAGGATTGcgcggcttttgcggccgctgCGCCTCCTGCACAAATGAGAgcaaaagaaaccgtgtaattctcaaagcagccACGATGGGCGCTATACAGCCCCGGCTGTGCTGCAAAGCAAGTAGTGTCTCAGCGCTCCGGTGCACTTGGCGCTATTTACATGAGGTAATATgtttactgtaacgtgcatggataagtagacaccttggtccttgactaacgggtcggaccctttagtccagtgtttctcaacccagtcctcaaggaccccctatcctgcagattttcattgtaaccctgcataggtagccccgcttgtacttactcgaccaatcatctcgcagcacttcattatgcaaggtgtgcaacgtctgacaaaatccattgctgattggttgaataactacaaacaggtacctattcagggttgcaaagaaaatatgcaggatagggggtccttgaggactgggttgagaaacactgctttagtcgactggttaacgttgtcgcttgcggcgtggaagacacgggttcgcgtcccggctgtggcgacggtctcccagactgccccccgaattcgctacaacacatttggtgcaaaattggcccctttctgtttatccctgcccccctcccctcctttatTTCCTcttcaattgtatttggccaattaccccacacttctgagccgtccccgtcgctccCCCTCcccgcagacatgggcaattgtgtctgtagggacggttgaccaagctggaggtaacgccgggtttcgatccagcgatctccgtgttggtaggcaacggaatagacggccacgccacccagacgcaagAGTTTTCTTTCTTTAGTAAAGATTCCTCAAACGTTCCAGTTTCTGGAAACAGGCAATAATACCTGTCGGTGGGTCAGAAGTTGAGATATTTATTATGAGACTTCATATCGAGACGAGATAACTTGATACTTGGTTACATTGCCGTTTcttactatattattattattactagtatTACTATTATTTATTTCAACGAGAGTGGTCAGTCTACAATCTCTTTCAAGACAGGCGGCAGACTCCAAACCACAGTCACAAATGGATTTTAGTTTCCGAGTAACTTTTCACATGAGCAGGAGTCAGACCTGACGTGTTACTCACGCTGACGGAAGTGACGTGCAAAAAGAAATATTATGAGAATGAATATGAGGCTGCAGTTTTATGTCCCTAAGAACTCTGGACGACAGCATGTGAAACGCAGGGCAAGAACCAATCAGTAAAGTCTGCACGGAGAAggcagtgagacagacaggcagacaggcagacagacagacagacagggagatagatagatagacagacagacagacagacacacagacagacagacagggagatagatagatagatagatagatagatagatagatagatagatagatagatagatagatagatagatagatagatagatagacagacagacagacagacagacagacagacagacagacagacagacagacagacagacagacagacagacagacagacagacagacagacagacagagagataggtagataggtagatagacagacagacagggagatagatagatagatagatagatagatagatagatagatagatagatagatagatagatagatagataactcaATACTCCTTCATGAAGCAGTGGCTTTGATTCTGAATAGAGTTCAAATTACCTGCTATCTTTTTATTTATAAATCAAAATGGTCACACTATTTGACATGCTGTTAACATGTATTGTCTTATACCTCGTCTTTTttccttttgctctctctctctctctctctctctctctctctctctctctctctctctctctctctctctctgtctctccagatTTCTGTGCCAAGAAGACGGAAGAATTAAAAGAGGAAGAGCCAGCTGAAAATGTTTCCTGATACAACTCCATCTGTCAATAAAGCAGATGTTTTATAGTGACTTTaaggcaattaaaaaaaaataaaaaataaaaatcgacTCTTTTATTCTCTAACTGGGACGTGGTCGGTGGACGCCGTTCTCATTTTGATAACAAAGCAGTTCATTAAACAGCTTCGGAgctccacacacagacaacaggAAGGAAGAACCATGTATACAAATGGCAGCTCTGCGAGGAAAGATGGCGTGCGCCATGGTTTCATCACGTGACATCGCAGCATGGCGTTCATGTCATTGATGACGTCATAAACGATATCACAGTTTGTGACGTTCGTAAGCGATATGACGTCACTCACCGGCGTTCATATCATTTATGACGTCATACATGATATCACAGTTTATGAAGTTCATAAGCGATATGACGTCACTCACAGGCGTTCATATCATTTATGACGTCATAAATGATATCACAGTTTATGATGTTCGTAAGCGATATGACGTCACTCACCGGCGTTCATGTCATTTATGACGTCATAAACGATATCACAGTTTATGACGTTCGTAAGCGATATGACgtcactcaccagcttcatttagtgcagtgtttctcaacccagtcctcgaggacccccctatcctgcatattgtctttgcaaccctgaataggtacctgtttgtagttattcaaccaatcagcaatggattttgtcagacgttgcacaccttgcataattaagtgctgcgagatgattggtcgagtaagtacaagcggggctacctatgcggggttacaatgacaatctgcaggatagggggtccttgaggactgggttgagaaacactgattttAGTGCATGTtggaccacggctggactcagcttcacaacggtgtcttatgggacagctGGACAGGCGGGTCAGACATGATTCAGTAAGTCCAGTTCAACCCACTTATCTACACCATCTCCTTGGAAGTGGAAACCAAGGACAAGGGTGGTGTgctgaactgtagcaactacagaggtataaagttgatcagccacagcatgaagatatgggaaagagtaatagaagccaggttaagaggaggagaggtggtgatcagctagcagcagtatggtttcatgccaggaaagagcaccacagatgtgatgtttgcttcaagaacgttgatggagaagtatagaggaggccagaaggaggtacattgtgtctttgtagatttagagaaagcatatgacagggtgccgagagaggaggtgtggtattgtatgaggaagtggggagttgcagagaagtatgtaggagtggtgcaggatatgtatgagggcagtgtgacagtggtgaggggtgtggttggaatgacaggtgggttcaaggtggaggtggtattacatcaaggatcggctctgagcccgttcttgtttgcaatggtgatggacaggttgacggacgagatcaggcaggagtctccgtggacgatgatgttcgccgatgacattgtgatctgtagggagagtagggtgcaggcggaggagagcctggagaggtggaggtatgcactggagagaagaggaatgaaagtcagtaggagcaagacggaaaacatgcatgaatgagagggagggacagaggaatggcgaggatgcaaggagtggaggtgacgaaggcggatgagttttactacttggggtcaactgtccaaagcaatagcgtgaccccccccccccccccccggtgaaactcctcactgtcaggtgaaaagaagcggctggtgactccacatgtataggaggaggcctgtgatggtctgcagacctcccggatcggcagagggggtggggggtgggggttattggccaaggggggaaataaataaataaacaaataaatgaaaataatgataaaagctgccagggaagaggagaggaggaaggccaaagaggaggtgtatggatgtggcgagggaggacacgcgggtggctggtgtgacagcggaagacgcagaggacaggaagagacggaaacggatgatccgctgtggcgacccctagcggcagcagccgaaagtaatagtttattttatttattttttatcgacACGGTTTTTTTATCGACACTTTTTTTATCGACACTTTTTTTATCGACACTTTTTTTATATTgaccctttttgttttttttcccagctttaaaagcagaaagtaggAGCAGTCGACAAAACGACGCGTAACCCGTCAGCCTCCCACAATCCCTCGCGCGGCCCAGGAACGGCGAGCGGACGGCATCGCCGACGTCACTTCCGCAAGACGCTCAACATGGAGTCCGGCGGCTTGAAACTGAGTTTCTGGGAGAACGGACCGAAACCGGGCCAGCTGTACTCCTTCCCGGGGAACGAGCAGAGGCCGGGCTGCGGGCCCGTCAGACACACGCTGTAAGTAAGCCGGTCCGCGGGGGTTCGGAGAGAAGGAGTCCGCCGCGGGTTTTCTCTCCGACGCTTTCGCTTCGTCGGTGCTCAGTCATCATGGAGTCCGCTCGGCCGACGCTGGCGGAGCGAGGCCGACGTTACAAGTTGTAGTCAGCTCCTGGCCTCCCGTATTCATGCAGACTTGCCGGGCAGGGTAGGAcatgacaggacaggacaggaccggACAGGACCGGACCTACATACAAACGCACAGAATCTGCGTTGACCAATGCGCCCAGAGGTCCACACACCCGTTGCACACATAGCCATTTtctatacacacaacacaacacaagatggatggatggatttctccTTCATCGTCGTCGCACAGACGACGAAACTTCGCTTAGCACCAGTCCACGAGGACACGCAACGAGTCAACTTCAATGTAAAGCTGTGAaggaaaaggtgttttttttttgggggggggggtgttgtggtaAATCTGGTGATCGAACTTAAATGCTTTCACTCCCTGGTCTtacaggctgcattacagtaaagcagtgtttctcaacccagtcctcgaggaccccctatcctgcagattttctcttgcaaccctgaataggtgtacctgtttgtagttattcaaccaatcagcattgaattttgtcagacgttgcacaccttgcataattaagtgctgcgagatgattggtcgagtaagtacaagcggggctacctatgcaggggtacaatgaaaatctgcaggatagggggtccttgaggactgggttgagaaacactgcagtgAAGTGAGGCCATTTTCTGGACTTACTCCACCGTTTCAGTGACAGGGACCATGAATGTCcccacctgcttggtcatcatgtcCACATTACTAGTGAATTTTTGTGAACATTTTCTGCCACGTGGATGTTCGGTGCTGCATGTATGCTGCACAGGGATTGTTTCTGATACTGTGGGACTGTGTAAGTGTTCGTCACAGTGACAGCCTGGGGAGAGACACCGTTCTTGTGTGTGGTTGTTTTGGCATACAGTGCTctatagcgcctaccagaggggaggagttggaacaggttgtgtctGCGGTGAGGTTGCCTGCCTacttcctgactctggagatgtacaagtcctgaatggagggaaggttgccaccaatgattttctctgcagtcctgactgtcctttgtggtctgtccctgtcctgtttggtggccgatccaaactggacactgatggatgtgcagaggacagactggatgacTGCAAAGTAGAACTTGATCAGCAGctactgaggcaggttgaacttcctgagctggcggagaaagtacatcctcagcTGGGCCTTTCTGATGATGTATATGCTTTGGACACACACCTTAggtctgggggagggggggggtgtagttgatgatgtcctgcaggcctcttcacACAGACATAGGATTGTTAGCTGAAAATCTGTTTTTCACCTTTTCAGTATAGCCCGTTTTTgttactctgatctcctttgtcagtgggTTTCTGACTTGAT
It includes:
- the LOC130129049 gene encoding saxitoxin and tetrodotoxin-binding protein 2-like; amino-acid sequence: MFLRVHVFLVLAGLSLSASEDCEQLLTPLPLDDLSKLFGRWNFIEGFTDHKLFSDILSVVDSSWIDITPTPSNNFLVVYEFNKINGTCNISTSNMTLTGDKTTVTHAEGVSDVKILPSCSRCVTFSFVSTVPNAAVPIHSLYVLGRSAVLEESELVDFRKQAECLHFSQPPNFHYDAKQDFCAKKTEELKEEEPAENVS